A single region of the Pyricularia oryzae 70-15 chromosome 4, whole genome shotgun sequence genome encodes:
- a CDS encoding beclin-1 gives MMFCQKCRTPLKLDGSLDDLNPAAYDLLVTTSSQQQAHKDATSLSSPNPAHVHDQNRKAAYESAIKNAIGSPTFKRRSDITGLRGDKAMRDSSMSFILLEESQIAPSRHGAAGRSSGPASPNASKGSAATPAADDDSANETNRMLRLFEILSARSDIDHPVCVECTDILVEGLRKRLESASRERTTYVNFLKKLELESPTDDELKAQEEALAKAKEQEAAALKELVALEKEKASLDDEILALEEESRRMDAEEEQFWRERNAFASQLADFQNERDSINSKYDHDARLLQSLQRTNVYNDTFLISHDGTFATINGLRLGRLHNTPVDWPEINAAWGHALLLVATVADKLQYRFDGYEPQPMGSMSRIIRFEPPSPAASRVGSAPPQAPKKKVLELYSSGDMPLGLTFMHRKLDAAMVAYLELVRQLGMFMVRTTTANGKPLTLPYVIDGDKINGVSIKLGIAQDDAWTKACKFVLTCCKFLLAHASNISTMANGRGKVLGSSST, from the exons ATGATGTTTTGCCAAAAATGCCGGACACCGCTCAAGCTCGACGGGTCGCTAGATGATCTCAACCCAGCCGCCTACGATCTTCTTGTCA CCACCTCCTCGCAGCAGCAAGCCCACAAGGATGCGACCTCGTTATCATCGCCAAACCCTGCGCATGTCCACGATCAGAACAGGAAGGCCGCATACGAAAGTGCAATCAAGAATGCCATCGGCTCGCCTACCTTCAAGAGGCGCAGCGACATTACTGGCTTACGCGGGGATAAGGCCATGCGCGACAGCTCCATGTCCTTTATCCTGCTGGAGGAGTCTCAAATTGCACCATCGAGACACGGAGCTGCCGGGCGCTCGTCGGGACCAGCCTCACCAAACGCATCAAAGGGCTCAGCTGCAACTCCGGCTGCCGATGATGATAGTGCCAACGAGACCAACCGCATGTTGAGGCTGTTTGAGATACTCTCTGCGCGCTCCGACATCGACCACCCCGTCTGCGTGGAGTGCACCGACATACTTGTCGAAGGCCTGCGCAAGCGCCTCGAGTCTGCTTCTAGAGAACGTACCACATATGTTAATTTTCTCAAAAAGCTCGAGCTGGAAAGCCCAACCGACGATGAGTTGAAGGCGCAAGAGGAGGCCCTCGCCAAGGCAAAGGAGCAAGAGGCAGCGGCCCTCAAAGAGCTCGTTGCCCTcgagaaagaaaaggccaGCCTGGACGACGAGATTCTAGCTCTCGAGGAGGAATCGCGGCGGATGGATGCCGAAGAGGAACAGTTCTGGCGCGAACGGAACGCGTTTGCCTCGCAGCTGGCAGACTTCCAAAACGAGCGTGATAGCATAAACTCCAAATACGACCACGATGCGCGCCTGTTGCAGTCTCTGCAGCGGACAAACGTGTATAACGACACGTTCCTGATTAGCCACGATGGCACCTTTGCCACGATTAACGGTTTGCGCCTTGGTCGGTTGCATAACACCCCAGTTGATTGGCCCGAGATCAACGCGGCCTGGGGCCACGCACTTTTGCTGGTTGCCACAGTCGCCGACAAACTACAGTACCGCTTCGACGGGTACGAGCCCCAGCCCATGGGATCCATGTCGCGGATCATCCGCTTCGAGCCGCCGTCACCTGCGGCGTCCCGTGTGGGATCTGCCCCACCCCAGGCGCCCAAGAAAAAGGTCCTGGAGCTCTATTCGTCTGGAGACATGCCGCTTGGTCTGACGTTTATGCACAGGAAGCTTGACGCCGCCATGGTGGCATACCTTGAGCTCGTGCGGCAGCTAGGCATGTTCATGGTCCGCACTACCACCGCCAACGGGAAGCCGCTCACGCTCCCGTACGTCATCGACGGGGACAAGATCAACGGCGTCAGCATCAAGCTGGGTATAGCCCAGGACGACGCATGGACCAAGGCATGCAAATTCGTCCTCACCTGCTGCAAGTTCCTCCTCGCGCATGCCAGTAACATAAGCACCATGGCGAACGGACGTGGCAAGGTTTTGGGCTCAAGCTCGACCTAA